Proteins co-encoded in one Tachysurus fulvidraco isolate hzauxx_2018 chromosome 17, HZAU_PFXX_2.0, whole genome shotgun sequence genomic window:
- the znf711 gene encoding zinc finger protein 711, translated as MDQGGGVLELHSQDLKMPHTMIMQDFGMGGIAHIDGEHIVVSVPEAVLISDVNTDEGILLEHGLEAEVVEGPGIGQDVIMSESILGAEVAIEESLDNDHHVLAAELIEETVPEQVFVTDLISTHEENPLDTDLVSEEVMVADTEAIVQAHDSTPPCVTLKTDDDEDGKSTSEDYLMISLDDVGEKLDIVDTPIKISTEMGQDDESKEDEFGSEVIKVYIFKAEGDEDVEIGGTEVVAESDFPNGHAVLEPATASTGRLPREKMVYMAVKDTSQGQEDMNVSEMTDQVYMEVIVGEDEAPAIQEARLEESPSNKTFVPVAWAAAYGNNLESHLESKHGATTPYLQISDSISTSRALKQKIKKRKKGETRQCQTAVIIGPDGLPLTVYPCHICGKKFKSRGFLKRHMKNHPDHMFKKKYQCTDCDFTTNKKVSFHNHLESHKLIVKNEKVPEYTEYTRHYREASPLSPNKLILRDKEPKLHKCKYCEYETAEQGLLNRHLLAVHSKNFAHVCAECAKGFRHPSELKKHMRTHTGEKPYGCQRCDFRCADPSNLKTHVKSKHGAELPFKCAHCPQAFADDKDLQRHMEVFQGHKTHQCPHCEHKSTNSSDLKRHIISVHTKDFPHKCDVCEKGFHRPSELKKHAETHRGNKVHQCRHCDFKISDPFTLSRHILSVHTKELPFKCKRCKRGFRQQNELKKHVKTHSGRKVYQCQYCEYNTADASGFKRHVISIHTKDYPHRCDYCKKGFRRPSEKNQHIMRHHKDTLI; from the exons atggatcAAGGAGGAGGGGTCTTAGAGCTTCACTCCCAGGATTTGAAAATGCCCCACACAATGATAATGCAAGACTTTG GCATGGGGGGCATTGCCCACATAGATGGTGAACACATTGTGGTATCGGTACCCGAAGCTGTGCTGATATCAGATGTGAACACTGATGAGGGCATCCTGCTGGAGCATGGCCTGGAGGCTGAAGTGGTGGAAGGGCCTGGTATTGGGCAAGATGTTATCATGTCTGAATCCATTCTGGGAGCAGAGGTGGCCATCGAGGAGTCTCTGGATAATGACCATCATGTCCTGGCTGCTGAACTTATCGAAGAAACAGTGCCTGAACAGGTGTTTGTGACTGATCTAATATCTACGCATGAGGAGAATCCACTGGACACTGATCTGGTGTCCGAGGAGGTGATGGTCGCGGACACAGAAGCCATAGTTCAGGCACATGATTCCACACCACCTTGTGTGACCCTTAAGACTGATGACGACGAAGATGGCAAGAGCACCTCGGAAGACTACCTCATGATCTCAT TGGATGATGTGGGGGAGAAGTTGGATATTGTTGACACTCCAATAAAAATCAGCACGGAAATGGGCCAGGATGATGAATCTAAGGAGGATGAGTTTGGCTCTGAGGTTATCAAAGTGTACATTTTTAAGGCCGAAGGGGATGAAGATGTGGAAATAG GTGGAACGGAGGTTGTTGCAGAGAGTGATTTCCCCAATGGGCATGCGGTGTTAGAGCCAGCAACAGCAAGCACAGGAAGGCTGCCCAGGGAGAAAATGGTTTATATGGCAGTGAAGGATACCAGCCAAGGACAGGAAGATATGA ATGTTTCTGAGATGACTGACCAAGTATACATGGAGGTGATTGTTGGGGAAGATGAGGCTCCTGCCATACAAGAAGCTCGATTGGAAGAGTCCCCTTCTAATAAGACATTTGTTCCTGTTGCATGGGCTGCTGCCTATG GTAACAATCTGGAATCTCATTTAGAGAGTAAGCATGGTGCAACCACTCCGTACCTGCAAATCAGTGACAGCATCAGTACAAGCCGCGCTCTCAAACAGAAGAtcaagaagaggaagaagggaGAGACACGGCAGTGCCAGACTG CTGTAATAATTGGCCCTGACGGCCTGCCACTGACGGTCTATCCTTGCCACATCTGCGGCAAAAAGTTCAAGTCACGTGGGTTCCTGAAGCGGCACATGAAGAACCACCCAGACCACATGTTTAAGAAGAAGTACCAGTGTACAGACTGTGATTTCACTACTAATAAGAAGGTCAGCTTTCACAACCACCTAGAGAGCCATAAGCTCATCGTCAAGAACGAGAAAGTcccagagtacacagagtaCACACGGCACTACAGGGAGGCGAGCCCACTCAGCCCCAACAAGCTGATCTTGCGTGACAAGGAACCCAAGCTGCACAAGTGCAAATACTGCGAATATGAGACAGCTGAGCAAGGCCTGCTCAATCGCCACTTGTTGGCTGTGCACAGCAAAAACTTTGCACATGTTTGCGCAGAGTGTGCTAAGGGCTTTCGCCACCCGTCTGAGCTCAAGAAGCACATGCGGACACACACGGGTGAGAAGCCCTACGGCTGCCAGCGCTGTGACTTTCGTTGTGCTGACCCATCCAACTTAAAGACTCATGTAAAGAGCAAGCATGGTGCTGAGCTGCCATTCAAGTGTGCTCACTGCCCACAAGCATTTGCCGATGACAAGGACCTGCAGAGGCACATGGAGGTCTTCCAGGGCCATAAGACTCACCAGTGCCCACACTGTGAGCACAAGAGCACCAATTCGAGTGACCTGAAACGCCACATCATCTCTGTGCATACCAAGGACTTTCCACACAAGTGTGACGTGTGTGAAAAAGGCTTCCATCGGCCATCAGAGCTCAAAAAGCATGCAGAAACGCACAGGGGGAACAAGGTGCATCAGTGCCGGCACTGTGACTTTAAAATCTCAGACCCTTTCACTCTGAGTCGACATATTCTGTCCGTGCACACAAAAGAGCTGCCTTTTAAGTGCAAACGCTGCAAGCGTGGCTTCAGGCAGCAGAACGAACTCAAGAAACATGTGAAGACTCACAGTGGCCGCAAAGTCTACCAGTGCCAGTACTGTGAGTATAATACGGCGGACGCCTCGGGTTTCAAACGCCACGTAATCTCCATTCACACTAAAGACTACCCACATAGGTGTGACTACTGCAAGAAGGGTTTTAGAAGGCCCTCTGAAAAGAATCAGCACATAATGCGCCatcacaaagacacactgaTCTAA
- the zgc:66447 gene encoding SLAIN motif-containing protein-like isoform X1, with the protein MVVPDSGSGAQQADMGTVSGFVDEQDGVELEEVRKLRELVRRLEVQNESLRNRGSTQHHNINDNERTLHEDTGTSSATDDQTLSPPQESVMKDMYPLSEATRLEDDEEMEQHSPVFNLPCVSAPGHTQEHTHTSSSPDSYDFETVCGSDAGVDQSALDEVDVLDLDDCADIGDEDCWLYVSPKKQVQTEQGPESPLKWCRKVLDHPSPETEVACRTLLNRLDQSSRWRNMYSSPSQTSAGSLAEAGSSHSPGYHKSTNKTLLTCGSSGYMSMHSALSSQSSIDSELSTSDDSISMGYKLQDLTDVQIMARLQEESLRQDYASSSASASRRSSAASLHSLRRGTYSDQELDSYSLEDEEADIMPYTHIHRRHSPSPGTSPRCPSPAAGTRVPRCSLQGMAPELLKFTRSEEELRHSMPNLAPRTSLRSLEAVRNSRSMEANLHSSGSRMSRLPQSPTGVSTTRLRGSGQSPLLLRAPVKALSPVGSMAAVRQSARANAGAQGHASGARRVQSPGPANGAAYGAGRTTSTAPKQAIGRSMTPTAAASSKSRLAQTPRSRSLGMTKTSGPMTDDSWKDGCY; encoded by the exons ATGGTGGTTCCTGACAGTGGAAGCGGAGCTCAGCAGGCAGACATGGGCACAGTGTCGGGGTTTGTAGACGAACAGGACGGCGTGGAGCTGGAGGAGGTCCGCAAGTTGCGTGAACTGGTGCGGCGTCTTGAAGTACAGAACGAAAGCCTGCGCAACCGGGGCAGCACTCAGCATCACAACATAAATGATAACGAGAGAACACTGCACGAGGACACTGGAACCAGCTCAGCAACGGACGACCAGACTTTGTCTCCTCCTCAGGAAAGTGTCATGAAAGACATGTATCCTCTTTCTGAAGCCACGAGGctagaggatgatgaggagaTGGAACAGCACAGCCCAGTTTTTAATCTCCCTTGTGTCTCTGCACCAGGGCACactcaagaacacacacacactagctcttcTCCCGATAGTTATGACTTCGAGACAGTCTGTGGGAGCGATGCAGGTGTGGACCAGTCTGCGCTGGACGAGGTGGATGTGCTCGATTTGGATGACTGTGCTGATATCGGTGACGAGGACTGCTG GTTGTACGTGTCTCCGAAGAAGCAGGTACAAACAGAGCAGGGCCCGGAGTCTCCTCTGAAATGGTGCCGGAAGGTGCTTGATCACCCGAGCCCTGAGACTGAGGTGGCTTGCAGGACACTTCTGAATCGTCTGGATCAAA GCTCGAGATGGAGGAACATGTACAGCAGCCCATCGCAAACCTCTGCGGGCTCATTAGCCGAAGCCGGCTCATCTCATTCCCCTGGGTACCACAAATCAACTAACAAAACCCTACTAACCTGTGGCAGCTCAG GTTACATGAGCATGCACTCGGCGCTGAGCTCCCAGTCGTCCATCGACAGCGAGCTGAGCACGTCGGACGATTCCATCTCAATGGGTTACAAACTGCAGGACCTGACAGACGTGCAAATCATGGCTCGGCTGCAGGAGGAGA GCCTGAGGCAAGACTACGCTTCAAGCTCGGCCTCGGCATCCCGGCGGAGCTCAGCAGCTTCACTGCACTCGTTAAGGCGAGGCACGTACAGCGATCAGGAGCTGGACTCCTACAGCTTGGAGGATGAAGAGGCAGACATCATgccttacacacacatccaccgcCGCCACTCCCCTTCTCCCGGCACGTCACCTCGCTGTCCATCACCAGCTGCTGGCACACGTGTGCCCAGGTGCTCGCTTCAGGGCATGGCGCCAGAGCTCCTCAAATTTACTAGGAGTGAGG AGGAGTTAAGACACAGCATGCCTAACCTGGCCCCACGCACCAGCCTACGCTCGCTGGAGGCAGTGAGAAACAGCCGCAGCATGGAGGCTAACCTGCACAGCTCAGGCAGTCGCATGTCCCGCCTACCCCAATCCCCCACAG GTGTGTCTACCACCCGATTACGAGGCAGTGGCCAGTCACCGCTCTTGTTGCGGGCTCCTGTGAAAGCTCTCAGCCCTGTGGGCAGCATGGCTGCTGTGCGGCAGTCTGCAAGAGCGAATGCTGGAGCTCAGGGACATGCTTCAGGAGCACGGAGGGTGCAGTCACCAGGGCCTGCCAACGGAGCAGCTTACGGGGCAGGAAGGACCACTAGCACAGCACCAAAACAAGCAATAGGCAGAAGCATGACACCTACTGCTGCAGCTTCCTCAAAAAGCAGGCTTGCCCAGACCCCTAGAAG CAGGTCTCTGGGTATGACAAAAACCTCTGGCCCGATGACAGACGATTCCTGGAAGGATGGCTGTTACTAA
- the zgc:66447 gene encoding SLAIN motif-containing protein-like isoform X2, with product MVVPDSGSGAQQADMGTVSGFVDEQDGVELEEVRKLRELVRRLEVQNESLRNRGSTQHHNINDNERTLHEDTGTSSATDDQTLSPPQESVMKDMYPLSEATRLEDDEEMEQHSPVFNLPCVSAPGHTQEHTHTSSSPDSYDFETVCGSDAGVDQSALDEVDVLDLDDCADIGDEDCWLYVSPKKQVQTEQGPESPLKWCRKVLDHPSPETEVACRTLLNRLDQSSRWRNMYSSPSQTSAGSLAEAGSSHSPGYHKSTNKTLLTCGSSGYMSMHSALSSQSSIDSELSTSDDSISMGYKLQDLTDVQIMARLQEESLRQDYASSSASASRRSSAASLHSLRRGTYSDQELDSYSLEDEEADIMPYTHIHRRHSPSPGTSPRCPSPAAGTRVPRCSLQGMAPELLKFTRSEEELRHSMPNLAPRTSLRSLEAVRNSRSMEANLHSSGSRMSRLPQSPTGVSTTRLRGSGQSPLLLRAPVKALSPVGSMAAVRQSARANAGAQGHASGARRVQSPGPANGAAYGAGRTTSTAPKQAIGRSMTPTAAASSKSRLAQTPRSVGVCPGGNANYRRL from the exons ATGGTGGTTCCTGACAGTGGAAGCGGAGCTCAGCAGGCAGACATGGGCACAGTGTCGGGGTTTGTAGACGAACAGGACGGCGTGGAGCTGGAGGAGGTCCGCAAGTTGCGTGAACTGGTGCGGCGTCTTGAAGTACAGAACGAAAGCCTGCGCAACCGGGGCAGCACTCAGCATCACAACATAAATGATAACGAGAGAACACTGCACGAGGACACTGGAACCAGCTCAGCAACGGACGACCAGACTTTGTCTCCTCCTCAGGAAAGTGTCATGAAAGACATGTATCCTCTTTCTGAAGCCACGAGGctagaggatgatgaggagaTGGAACAGCACAGCCCAGTTTTTAATCTCCCTTGTGTCTCTGCACCAGGGCACactcaagaacacacacacactagctcttcTCCCGATAGTTATGACTTCGAGACAGTCTGTGGGAGCGATGCAGGTGTGGACCAGTCTGCGCTGGACGAGGTGGATGTGCTCGATTTGGATGACTGTGCTGATATCGGTGACGAGGACTGCTG GTTGTACGTGTCTCCGAAGAAGCAGGTACAAACAGAGCAGGGCCCGGAGTCTCCTCTGAAATGGTGCCGGAAGGTGCTTGATCACCCGAGCCCTGAGACTGAGGTGGCTTGCAGGACACTTCTGAATCGTCTGGATCAAA GCTCGAGATGGAGGAACATGTACAGCAGCCCATCGCAAACCTCTGCGGGCTCATTAGCCGAAGCCGGCTCATCTCATTCCCCTGGGTACCACAAATCAACTAACAAAACCCTACTAACCTGTGGCAGCTCAG GTTACATGAGCATGCACTCGGCGCTGAGCTCCCAGTCGTCCATCGACAGCGAGCTGAGCACGTCGGACGATTCCATCTCAATGGGTTACAAACTGCAGGACCTGACAGACGTGCAAATCATGGCTCGGCTGCAGGAGGAGA GCCTGAGGCAAGACTACGCTTCAAGCTCGGCCTCGGCATCCCGGCGGAGCTCAGCAGCTTCACTGCACTCGTTAAGGCGAGGCACGTACAGCGATCAGGAGCTGGACTCCTACAGCTTGGAGGATGAAGAGGCAGACATCATgccttacacacacatccaccgcCGCCACTCCCCTTCTCCCGGCACGTCACCTCGCTGTCCATCACCAGCTGCTGGCACACGTGTGCCCAGGTGCTCGCTTCAGGGCATGGCGCCAGAGCTCCTCAAATTTACTAGGAGTGAGG AGGAGTTAAGACACAGCATGCCTAACCTGGCCCCACGCACCAGCCTACGCTCGCTGGAGGCAGTGAGAAACAGCCGCAGCATGGAGGCTAACCTGCACAGCTCAGGCAGTCGCATGTCCCGCCTACCCCAATCCCCCACAG GTGTGTCTACCACCCGATTACGAGGCAGTGGCCAGTCACCGCTCTTGTTGCGGGCTCCTGTGAAAGCTCTCAGCCCTGTGGGCAGCATGGCTGCTGTGCGGCAGTCTGCAAGAGCGAATGCTGGAGCTCAGGGACATGCTTCAGGAGCACGGAGGGTGCAGTCACCAGGGCCTGCCAACGGAGCAGCTTACGGGGCAGGAAGGACCACTAGCACAGCACCAAAACAAGCAATAGGCAGAAGCATGACACCTACTGCTGCAGCTTCCTCAAAAAGCAGGCTTGCCCAGACCCCTAGAAG tgtgggtgtgtgtccagGTGGTAATGCAAATTACAGACGACTGTAA
- the zgc:66447 gene encoding SLAIN motif-containing protein-like isoform X3, which translates to MVVPDSGSGAQQADMGTVSGFVDEQDGVELEEVRKLRELVRRLEVQNESLRNRGSTQHHNINDNERTLHEDTGTSSATDDQTLSPPQESVMKDMYPLSEATRLEDDEEMEQHSPVFNLPCVSAPGHTQEHTHTSSSPDSYDFETVCGSDAGVDQSALDEVDVLDLDDCADIGDEDCWLYVSPKKQVQTEQGPESPLKWCRKVLDHPSPETEVACRTLLNRLDQSSRWRNMYSSPSQTSAGSLAEAGSSHSPGYHKSTNKTLLTCGSSGYMSMHSALSSQSSIDSELSTSDDSISMGYKLQDLTDVQIMARLQEESLRQDYASSSASASRRSSAASLHSLRRGTYSDQELDSYSLEDEEADIMPYTHIHRRHSPSPGTSPRCPSPAAGTRVPRCSLQGMAPELLKFTRSEEELRHSMPNLAPRTSLRSLEAVRNSRSMEANLHSSGSRMSRLPQSPTGVSTTRLRGSGQSPLLLRAPVKALSPVGSMAAVRQSARANAGAQGHASGARRVQSPGPANGAAYGAGRTTSTAPKQAIGRSMTPTAAASSKSRLAQTPRRW; encoded by the exons ATGGTGGTTCCTGACAGTGGAAGCGGAGCTCAGCAGGCAGACATGGGCACAGTGTCGGGGTTTGTAGACGAACAGGACGGCGTGGAGCTGGAGGAGGTCCGCAAGTTGCGTGAACTGGTGCGGCGTCTTGAAGTACAGAACGAAAGCCTGCGCAACCGGGGCAGCACTCAGCATCACAACATAAATGATAACGAGAGAACACTGCACGAGGACACTGGAACCAGCTCAGCAACGGACGACCAGACTTTGTCTCCTCCTCAGGAAAGTGTCATGAAAGACATGTATCCTCTTTCTGAAGCCACGAGGctagaggatgatgaggagaTGGAACAGCACAGCCCAGTTTTTAATCTCCCTTGTGTCTCTGCACCAGGGCACactcaagaacacacacacactagctcttcTCCCGATAGTTATGACTTCGAGACAGTCTGTGGGAGCGATGCAGGTGTGGACCAGTCTGCGCTGGACGAGGTGGATGTGCTCGATTTGGATGACTGTGCTGATATCGGTGACGAGGACTGCTG GTTGTACGTGTCTCCGAAGAAGCAGGTACAAACAGAGCAGGGCCCGGAGTCTCCTCTGAAATGGTGCCGGAAGGTGCTTGATCACCCGAGCCCTGAGACTGAGGTGGCTTGCAGGACACTTCTGAATCGTCTGGATCAAA GCTCGAGATGGAGGAACATGTACAGCAGCCCATCGCAAACCTCTGCGGGCTCATTAGCCGAAGCCGGCTCATCTCATTCCCCTGGGTACCACAAATCAACTAACAAAACCCTACTAACCTGTGGCAGCTCAG GTTACATGAGCATGCACTCGGCGCTGAGCTCCCAGTCGTCCATCGACAGCGAGCTGAGCACGTCGGACGATTCCATCTCAATGGGTTACAAACTGCAGGACCTGACAGACGTGCAAATCATGGCTCGGCTGCAGGAGGAGA GCCTGAGGCAAGACTACGCTTCAAGCTCGGCCTCGGCATCCCGGCGGAGCTCAGCAGCTTCACTGCACTCGTTAAGGCGAGGCACGTACAGCGATCAGGAGCTGGACTCCTACAGCTTGGAGGATGAAGAGGCAGACATCATgccttacacacacatccaccgcCGCCACTCCCCTTCTCCCGGCACGTCACCTCGCTGTCCATCACCAGCTGCTGGCACACGTGTGCCCAGGTGCTCGCTTCAGGGCATGGCGCCAGAGCTCCTCAAATTTACTAGGAGTGAGG AGGAGTTAAGACACAGCATGCCTAACCTGGCCCCACGCACCAGCCTACGCTCGCTGGAGGCAGTGAGAAACAGCCGCAGCATGGAGGCTAACCTGCACAGCTCAGGCAGTCGCATGTCCCGCCTACCCCAATCCCCCACAG GTGTGTCTACCACCCGATTACGAGGCAGTGGCCAGTCACCGCTCTTGTTGCGGGCTCCTGTGAAAGCTCTCAGCCCTGTGGGCAGCATGGCTGCTGTGCGGCAGTCTGCAAGAGCGAATGCTGGAGCTCAGGGACATGCTTCAGGAGCACGGAGGGTGCAGTCACCAGGGCCTGCCAACGGAGCAGCTTACGGGGCAGGAAGGACCACTAGCACAGCACCAAAACAAGCAATAGGCAGAAGCATGACACCTACTGCTGCAGCTTCCTCAAAAAGCAGGCTTGCCCAGACCCCTAGAAG GTGGTAA